A DNA window from Mycobacteriales bacterium contains the following coding sequences:
- a CDS encoding nuclear transport factor 2 family protein has translation MNDTESVEAVNAEFYAAFEAADLDRMRAVWMDDDTASCVHPGWRVLHGTSRIMRSWAVIFANTPYIQFFLNDVDVTVLGDVAVVRCIESILTSLTDTGGDASVAATNVFLRHEDGWRLWLHHGSPVVQPAEADGLG, from the coding sequence GTGAACGACACGGAGTCCGTGGAGGCGGTCAACGCGGAGTTCTACGCGGCGTTCGAGGCGGCCGACCTGGACCGGATGCGCGCGGTCTGGATGGACGACGACACGGCGTCCTGCGTGCACCCGGGCTGGCGGGTGCTGCACGGCACCAGCCGGATCATGCGGTCGTGGGCGGTCATCTTCGCGAACACGCCGTACATCCAGTTCTTCCTCAACGACGTCGACGTGACGGTGCTCGGCGACGTCGCGGTGGTGCGGTGCATCGAGAGCATCCTGACGTCGCTCACCGACACCGGCGGCGACGCGTCGGTCGCGGCGACGAACGTGTTCCTGCGCCACGAGGACGGCTGGCGGCTCTGGCTGCACCACGGGTCGCCGGTCGTGCAGCCGGCCGAGGCGGACGGCCTCGGATGA
- a CDS encoding DUF3180 domain-containing protein: MRPTRLGTLAVVALVAALVTYLAFRALYGDLPPVPASMAATVFVLAVAELFLAPSVRARLEGRPRTKPIMPIAVARTAAFAKASSSIGALVAGSMAGAEAYVLRRSDLPAARVDAVRGGLVFAAALLLVVAALRLERVCRADPPPPDQSPPPVPGGP; the protein is encoded by the coding sequence GTGAGGCCGACCCGGCTCGGCACGCTCGCGGTGGTCGCGCTCGTCGCGGCGCTGGTGACCTACCTCGCGTTCCGCGCGCTCTACGGCGACCTGCCGCCGGTGCCGGCGTCGATGGCGGCGACGGTGTTCGTGCTCGCGGTCGCCGAGCTGTTCCTCGCGCCGTCGGTGCGCGCGCGGCTGGAAGGCCGGCCGCGCACGAAGCCGATCATGCCGATCGCGGTCGCCCGGACGGCGGCGTTCGCCAAGGCGTCGTCGTCCATCGGCGCGCTCGTCGCCGGGTCGATGGCCGGCGCCGAGGCGTACGTGCTGCGCCGCTCCGACCTGCCCGCCGCGCGGGTCGACGCGGTGCGCGGCGGGCTGGTGTTCGCGGCGGCGCTGCTGCTCGTCGTGGCGGCGTTGCGGCTGGAACGCGTCTGCCGCGCCGACCCGCCGCCCCCCGATCAGAGCCCGCCGCCGGTGCCAGGCGGACCCTAG
- the folP gene encoding dihydropteroate synthase — translation MGVLNVTPDSFSDGFPDAGAAIAHGLDLLAQGADLLDVGGESTRPGAARVDADEELRRVRPVVRALAEAGAVVSIDTTRATVAEAALAEGATIVNDVSGGLADPSLVKVVAATGAPYVLMHSRGPANAPAVYADVVAEVCDELTRRLDDAVAAGVDPANVILDPGLGFAKNAGHNLALLRALPRLVALGPRLLVGASRKSFLGQVLGGRDVTGRDDATQAVTTLAAWHGAWGVRVHAVRPAADAVRVVEAVRG, via the coding sequence ATGGGCGTGCTCAACGTCACGCCCGACTCGTTCTCCGACGGCTTCCCCGACGCGGGCGCCGCGATCGCGCACGGCCTGGACCTGCTCGCGCAGGGCGCCGACCTGCTCGACGTCGGCGGCGAGTCCACGCGCCCGGGCGCGGCACGGGTGGACGCCGACGAGGAGCTGCGCCGGGTCCGCCCGGTCGTCCGCGCGCTGGCGGAGGCGGGTGCCGTCGTGTCGATCGACACCACCCGCGCGACCGTCGCCGAGGCGGCGCTCGCCGAGGGCGCCACGATCGTCAACGACGTCAGCGGCGGCCTGGCGGACCCGTCGCTGGTGAAGGTCGTCGCCGCGACCGGCGCGCCGTACGTGCTGATGCACTCGCGCGGACCGGCCAACGCCCCCGCCGTCTACGCCGACGTCGTCGCCGAGGTGTGCGACGAGCTGACCCGGCGGCTGGACGACGCGGTCGCCGCCGGCGTCGACCCGGCCAACGTCATCCTCGACCCGGGCCTCGGCTTCGCGAAGAACGCCGGGCACAACCTGGCGCTGCTGCGCGCGCTGCCGCGCCTGGTCGCGCTCGGCCCGCGGCTGCTCGTCGGCGCGTCGCGGAAGTCGTTCCTCGGGCAGGTCCTCGGCGGCCGCGACGTGACCGGCCGCGACGACGCGACGCAGGCCGTCACGACGCTCGCCGCGTGGCACGGCGCGTGGGGCGTGCGCGTGCACGCGGTGCGGCCGGCGGCGGACGCGGTGCGCGTGGTCGAGGCGGTGCGCGGGTGA
- a CDS encoding NADH-quinone oxidoreductase subunit D, which yields MVDTTLPTQPLVETTLGMGIGASELPTSDMVLNIGPQHPSTHGVLRLALTIDGERIVRAEPIIGYMHRGHEKLFEARDYRQIIVLANRFDWLSSFANEIGFVLAVERMMGLETPERALWIRTLLAELNRVLNHLMFLGSYPLEVGAITPVFYAFREREALQRVMEEVSGGRLHYMFNRVGGLKDDLPAGWKDRCRVAVSDVRKRMKDIENVILGNEIFQKRTVGVGVLTPDAVLDYGVTGPIGRASGVDMDLRRDEPYLKYDEVRFDVVTREAGDCYARFECLIGQVFQSLSIADQCLDRIPGGPVNVKLPKVVKAPEGHTYAWTENPLGVNGYFLVSRGEKTPWRLRLRTASFNNIHALSHLLPGTLLPDLVAIMGSMFFVVGDVDK from the coding sequence ATGGTCGACACGACGCTGCCCACGCAGCCGCTGGTCGAGACGACCCTCGGCATGGGCATCGGCGCGAGCGAGCTGCCGACGTCCGACATGGTCCTCAACATCGGGCCGCAGCACCCGTCCACCCACGGTGTCCTGCGTCTCGCGCTGACCATCGACGGCGAACGCATCGTCCGCGCCGAGCCGATCATCGGCTACATGCACCGCGGCCACGAGAAGCTGTTCGAGGCCCGCGACTACCGGCAGATCATCGTGCTGGCCAACCGCTTCGACTGGCTCTCGTCGTTCGCGAACGAGATCGGCTTCGTGCTCGCGGTCGAGCGGATGATGGGCCTGGAGACGCCCGAGCGCGCGCTGTGGATCCGCACGCTGCTCGCCGAGCTCAACCGCGTCCTCAACCACCTGATGTTCCTCGGCTCGTACCCGCTCGAGGTGGGCGCGATCACGCCGGTGTTCTACGCGTTCCGCGAGCGGGAGGCGTTGCAGCGGGTGATGGAGGAGGTGTCCGGCGGGCGGCTGCACTACATGTTCAACCGCGTCGGCGGCCTCAAGGACGACCTGCCCGCCGGGTGGAAGGACCGTTGCCGCGTCGCGGTCTCCGACGTCCGCAAGCGGATGAAGGACATCGAGAACGTCATCCTCGGCAACGAGATCTTCCAGAAGCGCACCGTCGGCGTCGGCGTGCTCACGCCGGACGCGGTGCTCGACTACGGCGTCACCGGCCCGATCGGCCGCGCGTCGGGCGTCGACATGGACCTGCGCCGGGACGAGCCGTACCTGAAGTACGACGAGGTGCGCTTCGACGTGGTGACGCGCGAGGCGGGCGACTGCTACGCGCGGTTCGAGTGCCTGATCGGCCAGGTGTTCCAGTCGCTGAGCATCGCCGACCAGTGCCTCGACCGCATCCCCGGCGGCCCCGTCAACGTCAAGCTGCCGAAGGTCGTCAAGGCGCCGGAGGGCCACACGTACGCCTGGACGGAGAACCCGCTCGGCGTCAACGGCTACTTCCTCGTCTCCCGCGGCGAGAAGACGCCGTGGCGGCTGCGGCTGCGGACGGCGTCGTTCAACAACATCCACGCGCTGTCGCACCTGCTGCCCGGCACGCTGCTGCCGGACCTGGTGGCGATCATGGGCTCGATGTTCTTCGTCGTCGGGGACGTCGACAAGTAA
- the folB gene encoding dihydroneopterin aldolase: MSDVIRVTGLRVRGFHGVLDHERRDGQTFVVDVALTVDTRDAAALDDLHRTVDYGVLADRLAAIVAGEPVDLIETLAQRLADACLAHERVERAEVTVHKPEVPLALDLTEVSVTIVRDRA; the protein is encoded by the coding sequence ATGAGCGACGTGATCCGGGTGACGGGGCTGCGGGTGCGCGGCTTCCACGGCGTGCTCGACCACGAGCGGCGCGACGGGCAGACGTTCGTCGTGGACGTCGCGCTCACCGTCGACACCCGCGACGCCGCCGCCCTGGACGACCTGCACCGCACCGTCGACTACGGCGTGCTCGCCGACCGGCTCGCGGCGATCGTCGCGGGGGAGCCGGTCGACCTGATCGAGACGCTCGCGCAACGTCTCGCCGACGCGTGCCTCGCCCACGAGCGGGTCGAGCGCGCCGAGGTGACCGTGCACAAGCCCGAGGTGCCGCTGGCGCTGGACCTCACCGAGGTGTCGGTGACGATCGTGCGGGACCGCGCGTGA
- a CDS encoding ATP-binding protein encodes MPANLRQPAFFGDRHTDARMRGLIARFARLGSYLTLATAPLLASGARLGWLVANAMTAFLVTLVAERWRLIERATDLQLQALLVMYGGLIANGTGIAGGRSAPYLLMQALPVLFASVFFPGRARYVIAVLLAAEHALVLRAYGPETPGYAVVVLALCLIVAHFGAAVSDVLREALAANRALHSVLEVTNAEPGSARLPEIGLHAAVSVTGWDAAAVVLRDGDLLSVVATTGLPDTVRAAYAADPMRIDGPGMSADILRTGEPRYVPDVGSFLGPDHVLAREGVACMTGVPIPYHGDNIGVLVVDSRTPRTPDEREWDRLGQVAEQLGLALGNMRAYQREAQVSEELRELNRRKDAFLATVSHELRTPATTITLAARTLRDCEGRLDPDDRAYAHELLVRRSEEMTGMIESLLDEALAESDGLRLQLSSLDWCRDLERWVATARRQTGRDIALTLPDTPVTALADPAKAERIVMNLLSNAAKFSPAGTPIRCALDAGPDALTLTVSDEGPGIPPAQRDRIFDRFYQADAAATREQGGFGIGLSLVRRFAEAHGGTVSVTSAPGAGATFTVRLPRAMVPLGRPPVEQRTASV; translated from the coding sequence ATGCCCGCCAACCTTCGGCAGCCGGCGTTCTTCGGAGACCGGCACACCGACGCCCGCATGCGCGGCCTCATCGCGCGCTTCGCGCGGCTGGGGTCGTACCTGACGCTGGCCACCGCGCCGCTGCTCGCCTCCGGCGCCCGGCTGGGCTGGCTCGTGGCGAACGCGATGACGGCGTTCCTGGTGACCCTCGTCGCCGAACGCTGGCGGCTCATCGAGCGCGCGACCGACCTCCAGCTCCAGGCGCTGCTCGTCATGTACGGCGGCCTCATCGCCAACGGCACCGGCATCGCCGGCGGCCGCAGCGCGCCGTACCTGCTGATGCAGGCGTTACCGGTGCTGTTCGCGTCGGTGTTCTTCCCCGGCCGCGCCCGCTACGTCATCGCCGTGCTGCTCGCCGCCGAGCACGCGCTGGTGCTGCGGGCGTACGGGCCGGAGACGCCCGGCTACGCCGTCGTCGTGCTGGCGCTCTGCCTGATCGTGGCGCACTTCGGCGCGGCGGTGTCCGACGTGCTGCGCGAGGCGCTCGCCGCGAACCGCGCGCTGCACAGCGTCCTCGAGGTCACCAACGCCGAGCCGGGGTCGGCGCGGCTGCCGGAGATCGGCCTGCACGCGGCCGTGTCGGTGACGGGCTGGGACGCTGCGGCGGTGGTCCTCCGCGACGGCGACCTGCTGTCCGTCGTGGCGACGACCGGCCTGCCGGACACCGTGCGGGCGGCGTACGCGGCCGACCCGATGCGCATCGACGGCCCCGGCATGTCGGCCGACATCCTGCGCACCGGCGAGCCGCGGTACGTGCCGGACGTCGGCTCGTTCCTCGGCCCCGACCACGTGCTGGCGCGCGAGGGCGTCGCGTGCATGACCGGCGTGCCGATCCCGTACCACGGCGACAACATCGGCGTGCTCGTCGTCGACAGCCGCACGCCGCGCACCCCCGACGAGCGCGAGTGGGACCGGCTCGGCCAGGTCGCCGAGCAGCTCGGCCTCGCGCTCGGCAACATGCGCGCCTACCAGCGCGAGGCGCAGGTGAGCGAGGAGCTGCGCGAGCTGAACCGCCGCAAGGACGCGTTCCTCGCGACCGTCTCGCACGAGCTGCGCACGCCGGCGACGACCATCACGCTCGCGGCGCGGACGTTGCGCGACTGCGAGGGCCGGCTCGACCCGGACGACCGCGCCTACGCGCACGAGCTGCTCGTGCGCCGCAGCGAGGAGATGACCGGGATGATCGAGTCGCTGCTGGACGAGGCGCTCGCCGAGTCGGACGGCCTGCGGCTCCAGCTCTCCTCCCTCGACTGGTGCCGCGACCTCGAACGCTGGGTCGCCACCGCCCGCCGCCAGACCGGCCGCGACATCGCGCTGACGCTGCCGGACACGCCCGTCACCGCGCTCGCCGACCCGGCGAAGGCCGAGCGCATCGTCATGAACCTCCTCAGCAACGCCGCGAAGTTCTCGCCCGCGGGAACGCCCATCCGGTGCGCCCTCGACGCCGGCCCGGACGCGCTGACGTTGACCGTCTCCGACGAGGGGCCGGGCATCCCGCCCGCCCAGCGGGACCGCATCTTCGACCGCTTCTACCAGGCGGACGCGGCGGCGACGCGCGAGCAGGGTGGCTTCGGCATCGGGCTGTCGCTCGTCCGGCGGTTCGCGGAGGCGCACGGCGGGACCGTCTCCGTCACCAGCGCGCCGGGCGCGGGAGCGACGTTCACCGTCCGGCTGCCGCGCGCGATGGTGCCGTTGGGCCGCCCGCCGGTGGAGCAGCGGACCGCGTCGGTCTAG
- a CDS encoding phosphatidylglycerol lysyltransferase domain-containing protein: MTAETRAAKGVPARPAPPKPVESRRWVPRVAGLLTYFAGLLDLASALTPAEHSRVKELTTVVPGAFTHAATAATVVSGLLLLMLAHSLRRRKRRAWRAVVALLGASVALHVVKGLDVEEAVVAAVVLAGLVYYRREFRAKGDPRTRWRALGVGLMLVVVSFLLGVLMLGSQLGHVTGDHSVVAVVRHVAFGLVGVHGPLRFDAGGARADGVIGDTLLALGVLTALTVAYLALRTPEPRPHLTPDDEERLRALLARHGGRDSLGYFALRRDKSLVWSPTGKAAVAYRVVSGVLLASGDPVGDPEAWPGALKEFLALAEDHAWVPAVIGCGEQAGAAWVRAGLTALEIGDEAIVDVAEFGLEGRAMRNVRQCVVHVEREGYTARVRRVRDIPPEELDAVRNATSAWRGAETERGFSMALGRIGDGADPETVLVTAYEDGRLRGFLHFVPWGTDGLSLDVMRRDRDADRGLNEFLIVSALRAAPGLGVTRVSLNFAVFRSALERGERLGAGPIIRLWRGVLLFASRWFQIETLYRFNAKFRPVWEPRYVCFPAMRDVPRIAVAALEAEAFIVWPTKWMKRLPFAP; this comes from the coding sequence GTGACGGCGGAGACGCGCGCGGCGAAGGGCGTACCGGCCAGGCCGGCGCCCCCGAAGCCCGTGGAGTCGCGGCGGTGGGTGCCGCGCGTGGCCGGGCTGCTCACGTACTTCGCCGGCCTGCTCGACCTGGCCAGCGCGCTCACGCCCGCCGAGCACTCGCGGGTCAAGGAGCTCACGACCGTTGTGCCGGGCGCGTTCACGCACGCGGCGACGGCGGCGACCGTGGTGTCCGGCCTGCTGCTGCTCATGCTCGCCCACTCGCTGCGGCGCCGGAAGCGCCGCGCCTGGCGGGCGGTCGTCGCGCTGCTCGGGGCGAGCGTCGCGCTGCACGTCGTGAAGGGCCTCGACGTCGAGGAGGCGGTTGTCGCGGCGGTGGTCCTGGCGGGGCTCGTGTACTACCGCCGGGAGTTCCGCGCGAAGGGCGACCCGCGCACCCGCTGGCGCGCGCTCGGGGTCGGGCTGATGCTCGTCGTGGTGTCGTTCCTGCTCGGCGTGCTCATGCTCGGCTCGCAGCTCGGGCACGTCACCGGCGACCACAGCGTGGTCGCGGTCGTGCGGCACGTGGCGTTCGGGCTGGTGGGCGTGCACGGGCCGTTGCGGTTCGACGCGGGCGGCGCGCGGGCCGACGGCGTCATCGGCGACACGCTGCTCGCGCTCGGCGTGCTGACGGCGTTGACCGTGGCGTACCTGGCGCTGCGCACGCCGGAGCCGCGCCCGCACCTGACCCCCGACGACGAGGAACGCCTCCGTGCCCTGCTCGCCCGTCACGGCGGCCGCGACTCGCTCGGCTACTTCGCGCTGCGCCGCGACAAGAGCCTGGTCTGGTCGCCGACCGGCAAGGCGGCGGTCGCGTACCGCGTCGTCTCCGGCGTGCTGCTCGCCTCCGGTGACCCGGTCGGCGACCCGGAGGCGTGGCCGGGGGCGTTGAAGGAGTTCCTCGCGCTCGCGGAGGACCACGCGTGGGTGCCGGCCGTCATCGGGTGCGGCGAGCAGGCCGGCGCGGCGTGGGTGCGCGCGGGGCTGACGGCGCTGGAGATCGGCGACGAGGCGATCGTGGACGTCGCGGAGTTCGGCCTGGAGGGCCGGGCGATGCGCAACGTCCGCCAGTGCGTCGTGCACGTCGAGCGCGAGGGGTACACGGCGCGGGTGCGGCGGGTCCGCGACATCCCGCCCGAGGAGCTCGACGCCGTCCGCAACGCCACTTCCGCCTGGCGCGGCGCGGAGACCGAACGCGGCTTCTCCATGGCGCTGGGCCGCATCGGCGACGGCGCCGACCCGGAGACGGTCCTCGTGACGGCGTACGAGGACGGCCGGCTGCGCGGCTTCCTGCACTTCGTGCCGTGGGGCACCGACGGGCTGTCGCTCGACGTGATGCGCCGCGACCGCGACGCCGACCGGGGCCTCAACGAGTTCCTCATCGTGTCGGCGCTGCGCGCCGCGCCGGGCCTCGGCGTGACGCGGGTGTCGCTGAACTTCGCGGTGTTCCGCTCCGCGCTGGAACGCGGCGAGCGCCTCGGCGCCGGCCCGATCATCCGGCTCTGGCGCGGGGTGCTGCTGTTCGCGTCGCGGTGGTTCCAGATCGAGACGCTGTACCGGTTCAACGCGAAGTTCCGGCCGGTGTGGGAGCCGCGCTACGTCTGCTTCCCGGCGATGCGCGACGTGCCGCGGATCGCGGTCGCGGCGCTGGAGGCCGAGGCGTTCATCGTCTGGCCGACGAAGTGGATGAAGCGCCTCCCGTTCGCCCCCTAG
- the folK gene encoding 2-amino-4-hydroxy-6-hydroxymethyldihydropteridine diphosphokinase translates to MTLAVLSLGANLGDRLAALRDAVALLDPADVSPVYETEPVGGVVQDDFLNAVVRVETALDPYDLLALARSAEDAAGRVRDVRWGPRTLDVDVVAYGDLVSDDPVLTLPHPRAHERAFVLRPWLDLDPDAVLTGRGRVADLLATATGAVRRTAYLLRGAA, encoded by the coding sequence GTGACGCTCGCCGTGCTCTCGCTGGGCGCGAACCTCGGCGACCGGCTGGCCGCGCTGCGCGACGCGGTCGCGCTGCTCGACCCGGCCGACGTGTCGCCGGTCTACGAGACGGAGCCGGTCGGCGGCGTCGTCCAGGATGACTTCCTCAACGCCGTCGTCCGCGTCGAGACCGCCCTCGACCCGTACGACCTGCTCGCGCTCGCGCGGTCGGCGGAGGACGCGGCGGGGCGGGTGCGCGACGTGCGGTGGGGGCCGCGCACGCTCGACGTCGATGTCGTCGCCTACGGCGACCTGGTCAGCGACGACCCGGTGCTCACGCTGCCGCACCCGCGCGCGCACGAGCGGGCGTTCGTGCTGCGGCCGTGGCTCGACCTCGACCCGGACGCCGTGCTCACCGGCCGCGGCCGCGTCGCCGACCTGCTCGCGACGGCGACCGGCGCCGTCCGCCGCACCGCGTACCTGCTGCGAGGCGCGGCGTGA